One Gimesia aquarii DNA segment encodes these proteins:
- a CDS encoding EF-hand domain-containing protein has product MLAGEVRPEVVDDQHKHAAQRIVLLAPSAPFIIELSVLVDKETFRTTTTDYIDRLFRSLDRDQNNYIDLKEMENVPAFGIKQYDQGTPAQRMKKLEFPPMDNRLSLAEFASYLHSAQGTAFRITGTPSRTSQAIELFRKLDQNGDGSISDAEFMASSKTLFMYDRDEDEVFNVAELQPFGSDPNRVGAQPVVRQVVETPFRRLDNDQSIKDSISELFKKYVEHANAEKTALSVNCFKSGDPDAMARVQSFDRDSDGFLSHDELFVYLQNPVIDVQLQITLPRKQRFRPQLKLLKKQSNRMSEIEPVSNSKLKLRVDGLLLELRAKSSRHMFADNVRFYQTRFRVVDADKNGYLNQSEFMQLNIPKLDYKNVDQNKDDMLTVKELTDSLIKDTSAVQNQVVMTVQNDGKSLFEILDTDLDRRLSPRELQKSVQRVREYDGNRDRSLDVSELRGHFKLTFELGKPELFVFDPRMNSMAMGQGRAVQRTSSGPRWFQRMDRNRDGDISPREFLFDPSLFIKLDTNHDSLISPAEAEALKDNQQDTTN; this is encoded by the coding sequence ATGCTGGCAGGTGAAGTACGACCTGAAGTTGTTGATGATCAGCATAAACATGCAGCACAAAGAATTGTGTTACTTGCGCCTTCTGCACCCTTTATCATTGAATTAAGTGTGCTGGTTGACAAAGAAACTTTTCGTACAACGACGACCGATTACATTGACAGACTGTTTCGCTCACTGGATCGTGATCAAAACAATTACATCGATCTCAAGGAAATGGAAAACGTTCCGGCCTTTGGCATTAAACAATATGACCAGGGGACTCCTGCCCAGCGCATGAAAAAACTTGAGTTTCCGCCAATGGATAATCGACTCAGTCTGGCTGAATTTGCTTCGTACCTGCACAGCGCCCAGGGAACTGCGTTTCGAATTACAGGCACTCCGTCACGTACTTCTCAAGCGATCGAATTGTTTCGCAAGTTAGATCAGAATGGCGATGGTTCGATTAGCGATGCGGAATTCATGGCAAGTTCGAAAACACTTTTCATGTATGATCGCGATGAAGATGAAGTCTTTAATGTTGCCGAGCTACAGCCGTTTGGAAGTGATCCCAATAGAGTCGGTGCGCAACCGGTTGTCCGTCAGGTTGTGGAAACACCATTTCGCCGCTTAGACAATGATCAATCGATTAAAGATTCGATCTCTGAGTTATTCAAGAAATATGTTGAGCACGCGAATGCTGAGAAAACTGCACTCTCAGTGAATTGTTTCAAATCGGGAGATCCTGATGCCATGGCGCGCGTGCAAAGTTTTGATCGTGACAGTGATGGTTTTTTAAGTCACGATGAACTGTTTGTCTACCTCCAAAATCCCGTTATCGATGTCCAGTTACAAATTACACTCCCACGGAAGCAGAGATTTCGTCCCCAACTGAAATTACTTAAAAAACAGTCGAATCGGATGAGTGAGATTGAACCCGTCTCGAATTCTAAGTTAAAATTACGGGTAGATGGTCTTCTTTTGGAACTGAGAGCGAAAAGTTCGCGTCACATGTTTGCGGACAACGTCCGTTTTTATCAGACACGATTTCGTGTCGTCGATGCTGACAAGAATGGATATTTGAACCAATCTGAATTTATGCAGCTCAATATACCAAAGCTGGATTATAAGAATGTGGATCAGAATAAGGATGATATGTTGACCGTGAAGGAGCTAACAGATTCTCTCATCAAAGATACCTCAGCTGTACAGAATCAGGTTGTCATGACCGTGCAAAATGATGGGAAATCGTTATTTGAAATACTGGATACCGATCTGGATCGGCGTTTAAGTCCACGTGAATTACAAAAAAGTGTACAACGTGTGCGAGAATACGATGGAAATCGTGATCGTTCGCTGGATGTGTCTGAACTCCGCGGGCATTTCAAATTAACATTTGAGTTAGGAAAACCTGAGTTATTTGTATTTGATCCACGAATGAATTCGATGGCTATGGGGCAGGGCAGAGCGGTGCAGCGCACATCAAGCGGACCACGCTGGTTTCAACGTATGGATCGAAATCGCGATGGTGATATTTCTCCCAGGGAATTTCTGTTTGATCCTTCTTTATTTATAAAACTCGATACGAATCACGATTCACTGATCAGCCCTGCGGAAGCAGAGGCGCTAAAAGATAATCAACAAGACACCACTAATTGA
- a CDS encoding DUF1549 and DUF1553 domain-containing protein, whose translation MLSVSIHHHRRRFRTATAHLFVLLLVLLALAIFPYGSIFASEPKPNVPSESLSGQIDQLIDQAKQREGVVSAPRSTDAEFMRRVSLDLSGKIPPVSELRLFLADPDPKKREKLINRLLDTPGFVVHFTNIWRSILLPEAGTDLQARIQIPEFEAWLRSQLRENTHYDEIVRQIINAPLAVNRNQAESDTSQGLTPRAYYIAKQFKPESLAASTSRAFLGVRIECAQCHDHPFDKWKQEQFWQYAAFFSNVTPAQQGGVGAVLNVTEVVGKPQIKIPDTNRLVEASFLDGVQPDWEQEQLNPRLRLSEWVTSHENPYFAKATVNRVWSLFFGRGLIDPVDDFSASNLATHPKLLDLLAKKFQEHDYDLKYLIREITNSQTYQLTSRQTDPSQSRTEWYGKMPTRGLTAGQIFANLIQATGFFQQTTEANGNLFGPGMNDPQTEIFELFKSDSESRLEPRATILQALALMNGSFVTNATSLEQSDVFTAIVDFPGLSVEQKIEAFFLSALSRKPTDAESQRLADYVKSQASEEDRTHAYADLFWALLNSSEFLLNH comes from the coding sequence GTGTTGAGTGTTTCAATACATCATCACAGGCGACGTTTCAGGACAGCGACTGCCCATCTCTTTGTACTCCTGTTGGTTCTGCTTGCGTTGGCGATTTTCCCATACGGCTCCATTTTTGCGTCCGAACCAAAACCCAATGTTCCCAGTGAGAGTCTCTCAGGCCAGATTGACCAGCTCATCGATCAAGCGAAACAACGTGAAGGAGTCGTTTCCGCACCTCGCTCGACCGATGCAGAATTTATGCGACGGGTCTCGCTCGACCTTTCCGGGAAAATTCCGCCTGTTTCCGAATTACGTCTTTTTCTCGCGGATCCGGATCCCAAGAAACGCGAAAAACTGATCAATCGCTTGTTAGACACTCCCGGTTTTGTCGTTCACTTTACTAATATCTGGCGTTCCATCCTTTTGCCGGAAGCGGGAACCGACCTGCAGGCACGGATACAGATACCCGAATTTGAAGCCTGGTTGCGATCTCAGTTGAGAGAGAATACCCATTATGATGAGATCGTTCGGCAAATTATCAATGCTCCTCTTGCTGTTAATCGTAATCAAGCAGAATCAGACACGTCACAGGGGTTAACGCCGCGGGCGTATTATATTGCGAAACAATTCAAGCCAGAAAGTCTGGCGGCCAGCACTTCACGCGCGTTTTTAGGCGTGCGAATTGAATGTGCGCAGTGCCACGATCATCCGTTTGATAAATGGAAACAAGAGCAGTTCTGGCAATATGCGGCTTTCTTTTCAAACGTGACCCCTGCGCAACAGGGAGGTGTGGGCGCTGTTTTGAACGTCACAGAAGTGGTTGGAAAACCGCAAATCAAAATTCCCGATACAAATCGGCTCGTTGAAGCCAGTTTTCTTGATGGAGTCCAGCCTGATTGGGAACAAGAACAACTCAATCCACGTCTGCGACTCTCCGAGTGGGTCACCTCACATGAAAATCCGTATTTTGCGAAAGCAACAGTCAATCGCGTTTGGAGTCTCTTTTTTGGCCGTGGTCTGATTGATCCCGTTGATGATTTTTCAGCATCGAATCTTGCCACTCATCCCAAACTGCTAGATCTATTGGCAAAGAAGTTTCAGGAACATGATTACGATTTGAAATATCTGATTCGTGAAATTACAAACAGCCAAACGTACCAGCTGACCAGTCGCCAAACGGATCCGAGTCAGTCTCGTACGGAATGGTATGGAAAGATGCCAACACGCGGATTAACGGCCGGACAAATCTTTGCCAATCTGATTCAAGCGACAGGCTTTTTTCAACAAACGACAGAGGCGAATGGAAATCTGTTTGGCCCTGGAATGAATGACCCCCAGACCGAAATCTTTGAGTTATTTAAGTCTGACTCTGAGAGTCGACTGGAACCCAGGGCAACTATTTTACAAGCACTGGCACTGATGAATGGTAGCTTTGTGACGAATGCGACCAGTCTGGAACAATCAGACGTATTTACGGCCATTGTTGATTTTCCAGGACTTTCTGTCGAACAAAAAATTGAAGCTTTTTTCCTGTCTGCTTTAAGTCGTAAGCCTACGGACGCGGAATCGCAGCGTCTTGCAGATTATGTGAAGTCACAGGCTTCGGAAGAGGACAGAACACACGCTTATGCAGATTTATTTTGGGCGTTATTAAATAGTAGTGAGTTTTTGTTGAACCATTAA